The Streptomyces seoulensis genome contains a region encoding:
- a CDS encoding DUF3107 domain-containing protein, producing MEVKIGVQHAPREIVLESGQSAEEVERVVADALAGKSPLLSLEDERGRKVVIPADRLAYVEIGAPTVRKVGFGTL from the coding sequence GTGGAGGTCAAGATCGGCGTGCAGCACGCGCCCCGCGAGATCGTTCTGGAGAGCGGTCAGAGCGCCGAGGAGGTCGAGCGCGTCGTGGCCGACGCCCTGGCCGGCAAGTCGCCGCTGCTGAGCCTCGAGGACGAGCGCGGCCGCAAGGTCGTCATCCCGGCGGACCGTCTGGCGTACGTCGAGATCGGCGCGCCGACCGTCCGCAAGGTGGGCTTCGGCACGCTGTAG
- a CDS encoding alpha/beta fold hydrolase, with protein MSSTESPSVPAASVLPRVAPVRVGEGERMRSVRLPGVTLSVRSRPPARDGLEPALYVHGLGGSSQNWSALMAELDSDVDSEAVDLPGFGDSPPPDDGDYSVTGHARAVIRHLDAAGRGPVHLFGNSLGGAVSTRVAAVRPDLVRSLTLVSPALPELRIQRSAAPTALLGVPGVAALFNRITREWTAEQRVRGVTALCYGDPGSVSPEAFQYAVEELERRLKLPYFWDAMTRSARGIVDAYTLGGQQGLWRQAERVLAPTLLVYGGRDQLVGFRMAAKAARSFRDSRLLSLPDAGHVAMMEYPELVARAFRELLAESAVSGATNAEN; from the coding sequence ATGTCTTCGACCGAGTCACCTTCCGTGCCGGCCGCGAGCGTGCTCCCTCGGGTCGCACCCGTAAGGGTGGGCGAGGGCGAGCGGATGAGGTCGGTGCGACTGCCGGGGGTCACCCTGTCGGTCCGGTCCCGGCCGCCCGCACGGGACGGCCTGGAACCCGCGCTGTACGTGCACGGCCTGGGCGGTTCCTCGCAGAACTGGTCCGCGCTGATGGCCGAGTTGGACAGCGACGTCGACTCCGAGGCCGTCGATCTGCCGGGCTTCGGCGACTCCCCGCCGCCGGACGACGGCGACTACTCCGTCACCGGGCACGCGCGTGCCGTCATCCGCCATCTCGACGCGGCCGGACGCGGCCCGGTCCATCTCTTCGGCAACTCCCTGGGCGGCGCGGTCTCCACGCGCGTGGCCGCCGTCCGCCCCGACCTCGTCCGCAGCCTGACGCTGGTCTCGCCGGCCCTGCCGGAGCTGCGCATCCAGCGCAGCGCGGCGCCCACGGCCCTGCTGGGGGTGCCCGGTGTGGCCGCGCTGTTCAACCGGATCACCAGGGAGTGGACCGCCGAGCAGCGGGTACGCGGGGTCACGGCCCTCTGCTACGGCGACCCGGGGAGCGTGTCGCCGGAGGCGTTCCAGTACGCGGTGGAGGAGCTCGAACGGCGCCTGAAGCTGCCGTACTTCTGGGACGCGATGACCCGCTCCGCGCGCGGGATCGTCGACGCCTACACCCTGGGCGGGCAGCAGGGACTGTGGCGGCAGGCCGAGCGGGTGCTCGCGCCCACCCTGCTGGTCTACGGTGGCCGTGACCAACTCGTCGGCTTCCGCATGGCCGCCAAGGCCGCCCGCTCCTTCAGGGACTCACGTCTGCTGTCCCTGCCGGACGCCGGGCACGTGGCGATGATGGAATATCCGGAGCTGGTGGCCAGGGCGTTCCGCGAACTCCTCGCGGAGAGCGCCGTATCGGGCGCCACGAACGCGGAGAACTGA
- a CDS encoding Ms4533A family Cys-rich leader peptide, which yields MWSRHAVLRSAAIELALIGVTALCVADIDCR from the coding sequence ATGTGGTCCCGTCACGCCGTCCTCCGCAGCGCCGCCATCGAGCTGGCGCTCATCGGCGTGACCGCCCTCTGCGTGGCCGACATCGACTGTCGCTGA
- a CDS encoding DUF3152 domain-containing protein yields MGRHSRRGPAPKGDASAIEGTNTAAEAAEGVTGTGDSAARRRPQGGESWGAGRQGPGAFGATVSGAGRHVPDGRGRGEDDGARGRAPGSFAEGFGQARGGHPEQREEGGGWGEFEGSGRRSATPFPRQRSAEPVDAGPGPRREYLDAFAEGAAPQAPRRTEVPGPRTAPDDGGTPPPPPAAGTAPRHGGRGRAFTGVAAAAVTTVLAVVVAGQVADGRAQGESRAQAATGGTSAGSQALPSAPPNAAVPLTYAQKMDRLYPLGADLKGSGRFEAVPGSAKAPGKGRKLTYRVDVEQGLGLDGVLFADAVQRTLNDDRSWAHGGERAFERVSSGKPDFVITLASPGTTAEWCAKSGLDTTEDNVSCDSAATERVMINAYRWAQGSATYGDAEIHAYRQMLINHEVGHRLGHGHVTCDKDGEIAPVMQQQTKFLDHDGIHCLPNAWPYPKS; encoded by the coding sequence GTGGGACGACACAGCCGCCGAGGACCGGCTCCCAAGGGGGACGCCTCGGCCATAGAAGGCACGAACACGGCGGCCGAGGCCGCCGAGGGCGTCACCGGCACGGGTGACTCCGCCGCGCGGCGGCGTCCGCAGGGCGGTGAGTCGTGGGGTGCCGGACGTCAGGGTCCGGGTGCCTTCGGCGCGACCGTCAGCGGTGCCGGGCGGCATGTCCCGGACGGCCGGGGCAGGGGTGAGGACGACGGGGCCCGCGGCCGGGCTCCGGGTTCCTTCGCCGAGGGGTTCGGGCAGGCGCGTGGCGGTCACCCCGAGCAACGTGAAGAGGGCGGTGGCTGGGGGGAGTTCGAGGGTTCCGGGCGACGTTCCGCGACGCCCTTCCCCCGGCAGCGCAGCGCGGAGCCGGTGGACGCGGGTCCCGGCCCCCGCAGGGAGTACCTGGACGCCTTCGCCGAGGGCGCCGCGCCGCAGGCGCCCCGCCGTACCGAGGTCCCCGGGCCCAGGACCGCGCCGGACGACGGCGGGACACCGCCGCCACCACCGGCGGCCGGCACCGCGCCCCGGCACGGGGGCAGGGGGCGCGCCTTCACCGGGGTCGCGGCCGCGGCCGTGACCACCGTGCTCGCGGTCGTCGTCGCCGGGCAGGTGGCCGACGGCCGCGCCCAGGGCGAGTCGCGGGCCCAGGCCGCCACCGGCGGCACGTCGGCCGGCTCCCAGGCGTTGCCCTCGGCCCCGCCGAACGCCGCCGTCCCGCTGACGTACGCCCAGAAGATGGACCGTCTCTATCCCCTGGGCGCGGACCTGAAGGGTTCGGGCAGGTTCGAGGCGGTGCCCGGTTCCGCCAAGGCGCCCGGCAAGGGCCGCAAGCTGACCTACCGGGTGGACGTCGAGCAGGGACTCGGCCTGGACGGCGTGCTGTTCGCCGACGCCGTGCAGCGCACCCTCAACGACGACCGGAGCTGGGCCCACGGCGGTGAGCGCGCCTTCGAGCGCGTCTCCTCCGGCAAGCCGGACTTCGTGATCACGCTGGCCAGCCCCGGCACCACCGCCGAGTGGTGCGCCAAGTCGGGCCTGGACACCACCGAGGACAACGTCTCCTGCGACTCGGCGGCCACCGAGCGCGTGATGATCAACGCGTACCGCTGGGCGCAGGGCAGCGCCACCTACGGGGACGCCGAGATCCACGCCTACCGCCAGATGCTCATCAACCACGAGGTCGGCCACCGGCTCGGCCACGGGCACGTGACGTGCGACAAGGACGGCGAGATCGCCCCGGTCATGCAGCAGCAGACCAAGTTCCTCGACCACGACGGAATCCACTGCCTGCCCAACGCCTGGCCGTATCCCAAGAGTTGA
- a CDS encoding TetR/AcrR family transcriptional regulator gives MTAIEQTEAARPRGTRLPRRARRNQLLGAAQEVFVAQGYHAAAMDDIAERAGVSKPVLYQHFPGKLDLYLALLDQHCEALIQAVRAALASTTDNKQRVRATMDAYFAYIEDDGGAFRLVFESDLTNEPAVRERVDKVTTECAEAICEVIAEDTGLSRAESMLLASGLGGLAQVVARSWLHSDRSVPRDQAVQLLASLAWRGIAGFPLHGTDHH, from the coding sequence GTGACAGCCATCGAGCAAACAGAGGCAGCACGCCCGCGCGGCACCCGTCTGCCGCGCCGAGCCCGGCGCAACCAGTTGCTGGGCGCTGCCCAGGAGGTTTTCGTCGCCCAGGGCTATCACGCGGCCGCGATGGACGACATCGCCGAGCGCGCCGGAGTCAGCAAGCCGGTGCTGTACCAGCACTTCCCCGGCAAGCTCGACCTCTATCTCGCCCTGCTGGACCAGCACTGCGAGGCGCTGATCCAGGCCGTGCGCGCCGCGCTCGCCTCGACGACCGACAACAAGCAGCGCGTACGGGCGACCATGGACGCCTACTTCGCGTACATCGAGGACGACGGCGGCGCCTTCCGCCTGGTCTTCGAGTCGGACCTGACGAACGAGCCGGCCGTGCGCGAGCGCGTCGACAAGGTGACCACCGAGTGCGCCGAGGCGATCTGCGAGGTCATCGCCGAGGACACGGGCCTGTCCCGCGCGGAGTCCATGCTGCTCGCCTCCGGGCTCGGCGGGCTCGCCCAGGTGGTGGCCCGCTCCTGGCTGCACAGCGACCGCAGCGTGCCGCGCGATCAGGCGGTGCAGTTGCTCGCTTCGCTGGCGTGGCGGGGCATCGCGGGTTTCCCGCTGCACGGCACCGACCACCACTGA
- a CDS encoding ABC transporter substrate-binding protein: MRQPSVIARRVAAASVSLAVAAGAAACGPEDNDAKGAGGDSTPHKGGTLTVLNAEAQTDFDPARLYTSGGGNVPSLVFRTLTTRNRENGAEGAEVVPDLATDTGRPNKDATVWTYTLKKGLKYEDGTPITSADVKYGIERSFAPELSGGAPYLRDWLSGAADYQGPYKDKKGLKAIGTPDERTLVFHLNKPEGEFPFLATQTQFAPVPRAKDTGTKYEQHPVSSGPYKVVENQNDGERVLLERNPHWSGDDERKAYPDKVDVRSGLDSSVINQRLAASQGADSAAVTTDTNLGPAELARVSGDKSLAARVGTGHFGYTDYIAFNPKVKPFDDPKVRQAISYAVDRSSVVNAAGGSALAEPATTFLPDQKSFGYTPHDLFPAGKSGNAAKAKELLKEAGHPNGLTVTLTHSNSKDFETSPEIATALQDALKKAGITVRLQGLEDNDYRDKIHSTKTEPGFFLAHWGADWPSGGPFLAPIFDGRQIVKDGANFNTGLLDDKSVNTEIDAINKLTDLDAAAKRWGALDRKIAGQALVVPLFHPVYKRLYGKDVKNIVISDWTGVLDISQVSVK; the protein is encoded by the coding sequence ATGCGTCAACCGTCCGTCATAGCGCGCCGCGTGGCAGCGGCATCCGTCAGCCTGGCCGTGGCAGCGGGCGCCGCCGCCTGCGGTCCTGAGGACAACGATGCCAAGGGCGCCGGTGGCGACTCCACGCCCCACAAGGGCGGCACCCTCACCGTGCTGAACGCCGAGGCCCAGACCGACTTCGACCCGGCCCGCCTCTACACCTCCGGCGGCGGCAACGTCCCCTCGCTGGTCTTCCGCACCCTCACCACGCGCAACCGCGAGAACGGCGCCGAGGGCGCCGAGGTGGTCCCCGACCTCGCCACCGACACCGGCCGCCCCAACAAGGACGCGACCGTGTGGACGTACACCCTGAAGAAGGGGCTGAAGTACGAGGACGGCACCCCGATCACCTCGGCCGACGTCAAGTACGGCATCGAGCGGTCCTTCGCCCCTGAACTCTCCGGTGGCGCGCCCTACCTGCGGGACTGGCTGAGCGGCGCCGCCGACTACCAGGGCCCGTACAAGGACAAGAAGGGCCTGAAGGCGATCGGGACGCCGGACGAGCGGACCCTCGTCTTCCATCTGAACAAGCCCGAGGGCGAGTTCCCCTTCCTCGCCACCCAGACGCAGTTCGCGCCGGTGCCGAGAGCCAAGGACACCGGCACCAAGTACGAGCAGCACCCGGTCTCCTCCGGCCCGTACAAGGTCGTCGAGAACCAGAACGACGGCGAGCGCGTCCTGCTGGAGCGCAACCCGCACTGGAGCGGCGACGACGAGCGCAAGGCGTACCCGGACAAGGTCGACGTGCGCTCCGGTCTCGACTCCTCCGTCATCAACCAGCGGCTCGCCGCCTCCCAGGGCGCCGACTCCGCCGCCGTCACCACCGACACCAACCTCGGCCCGGCCGAACTCGCCCGCGTCAGCGGCGACAAGAGCCTCGCCGCGCGCGTGGGCACCGGCCACTTCGGCTATACGGACTACATCGCCTTCAACCCGAAGGTGAAGCCGTTCGACGACCCCAAGGTGCGCCAGGCGATCTCCTACGCCGTCGACCGCTCCTCGGTGGTCAACGCGGCCGGCGGCTCCGCGCTCGCCGAGCCCGCCACCACCTTCCTGCCCGACCAGAAGTCCTTCGGGTACACCCCGCACGACCTGTTCCCGGCCGGCAAGTCGGGCAACGCGGCCAAGGCGAAGGAACTGCTGAAGGAGGCCGGGCACCCGAACGGGCTGACCGTCACCCTCACCCACTCCAACAGCAAGGACTTCGAGACCAGCCCGGAGATCGCCACCGCCCTCCAGGACGCCCTGAAGAAGGCCGGGATCACGGTCAGGCTCCAGGGCCTGGAGGACAACGACTACCGGGACAAGATCCACAGCACCAAGACCGAGCCCGGCTTCTTCCTCGCCCACTGGGGTGCCGACTGGCCCTCCGGCGGTCCCTTCCTCGCCCCGATCTTCGACGGCCGCCAGATCGTCAAGGACGGCGCCAACTTCAACACCGGCCTGCTGGACGACAAGTCGGTCAACACCGAGATCGACGCCATCAACAAGCTGACCGACCTCGACGCCGCCGCCAAGCGCTGGGGCGCGCTGGACAGGAAGATCGCCGGACAGGCCCTCGTCGTCCCGCTGTTCCACCCCGTCTACAAGCGCCTGTACGGCAAGGACGTCAAGAACATCGTGATCAGCGACTGGACCGGCGTGCTGGACATCTCCCAGGTCTCGGTGAAGTGA